Proteins from one Drosophila gunungcola strain Sukarami chromosome 3R, Dgunungcola_SK_2, whole genome shotgun sequence genomic window:
- the LOC128251990 gene encoding LOW QUALITY PROTEIN: uncharacterized protein LOC128251990 (The sequence of the model RefSeq protein was modified relative to this genomic sequence to represent the inferred CDS: deleted 1 base in 1 codon; substituted 1 base at 1 genomic stop codon), with protein sequence MSEKHGQLGEQWTKSAAPAASAQASNSIPIHLPIPVALPLQKPNASPYGNCSLQPADIVYNATRFQGSAIHAKASPLTITPVGPGGGAPAAAQVSPTSHTHVPVPVATPSGFVPPPFPIAAGGSGGGVSMSVLTPNHFVTAAGNTAFTFNTAQQLGLGKIMHAMGGTTGGVSAVSVPVTTNPATAAPSAPTITGQRHPNDVVPAAGGVINSTIAENVMNALSNSKSVGASVPNDEKMRRVQQVIEGSLDDNAKLQISQILERVSGLKPIEKLFLYLRLPGECADTDPLRQPQNPLGTRSEINHTINWVRSHLEHDAQVSIPKQDVYNDYIAYCERLSIKPLSTADFGKVMKQVFPDVRPRRLGTRGNSRYCYAAMRKTTKLTPPQLPQLCKTEQASGGDATADVSHLNNASSLGALQSPGGESECWDVVRSWAEKLLNTKLESVADLSSRIRSNNATVSVKKYTPREPKEKRVLADIGPLKKRRKKKRKGSTSSESSCNQLVAGQDAGSSQEASDEQLLKIKQEIIDSPIQHQQPPMGVYLQQVTPMNLATDQRSSGAVRNLTPKILEMGSPAVLLAQQEPSPTGIVIKDEVEDYTSNIFCKKVLKAQQTKGFWANSPSSGTTGGGGLLVPPTITTTSATPPPPNSNNSPVPGPGLSMGPPSQIMNASSVSPSSSVDTTPKVASRNQMILRAKRVMAAENAALAAAAEDSGLPENLGLPRERVISICNMDKHELDDYFLPGEDEENSEEPDTELLQYFPMGDAEEKQLNSLDAAEQNWNPQEPTTMGSAPEAMPAPGRGAAAVVAAPAAMLAPVPASSMLPGQAGVGSASASLALMSKKHQQQHQLQSLQQQLQRSKQLPNISNNKRKISLSNASSNGSNKNCIFLPISPNINGSNGPVATTTVLGTANPSQNCFASPGLTRMRQRPNLLSKQQSLDCDNRDPMIGAHRKVRGYVYSYPTSTSASAPPSPSLLQQWMGGNWSLSGGNSSSFADTSHSADPLVNQNSMDLETSLALTGANELDTSEMQRSQSVPLSQLQRRSSQQSPSLHFYSENSNSQQSAPLKDTGLLYEEVDVGSLISPNFNSKFNSITQQTATTCSSSAGSSSGYSSGGSAGIVSRSVPSTPLPHQHQNSLTSLNGAGVATASGGDVLGIGNGGSCGAGNGFFTISDSFNWEGSTGSGNQVAYGSHSYGARNPLDISKSMPTTPIATQRFRYSPAEVHRDFLINGNTIDSLTSSAFGAGGGATDPALALSTDTLIDDSAPSSAGVVEAMIGVTDILDDFXNLHEEEAQEDHEIPERQEPDEVEESEVESSVKEDANVVACLLQHVDQL encoded by the exons ATGTCCGAGAAGCACGGCCAGCTGGGTGAGCAGTGGACGAAATCAGCGGCGCCAGCAGCCTCAGCACAAGCCTCAAATTCCATCCCCATACATCTACCGATTCCCGTAGCGCTTCCCCTCCAGAAACCCAATGCCAGTCCCTATGGCAACTGCAGCCTACAGCCAGCGGATATTGTCTATAACGCAACCCGGTTCCAGGGATCTGCTATCCATGCCAAGGCTTCACCCCTGACCATAACACCCGTGGGCCCTGGCGGTGGAGCTCCTGCCGCCGCCCAGGTCTCGCCCACGAGCCACACCCATGTACCTGTACCTGTAGCCACGCCCAGCGGCTTCGTGCCGCCTCCGTTTCCCATTGCCGCCGGCGGCAGTGGTGGTGGTGTCTCCATGTCCGTGCTCACCCCGAATCACTTTGTCACGGCAGCTGGAAACACTGCCTTCACCTTCAACACGGCCCAGCAACTGGGTCTGGGCAAGATCATGCACGCCATGGGTGGAACCACAGGTGGAGTGTCAGCGGTATCAGTACCAGTAACCACAAATCCGGCAACGGCTGCTCCTTCGGCTCCCACAATAACTGGCCAGAGGCATCCCAATGACGTGGTGCCAGCGGCCGGTGGAGTGATCAATTCCACCATTGCCGAGAATGTAATGAACGCTTTGAGCAACTCCAAATCAGTGGGAGCTTCGGTGCCCAACGATGAGAAGATGCGAAGGGTGCAGCAGGTGATCGAGGGCAGCTTAGA CGACAATGCCAAGCTGCAGATTTCGCAGATCCTTGAGCGTGTCTCGGGATTAAAGCCCATTGAGAAGCTATTCCTTTATCTTCGATTGCCTGGCGAGTGTGCAGACACAGATCCGCTCAGGCAGCCACAAAATCCGCTGGGAACGCGCTCGGAGATTAACCACACCATCAATTGGGTGCGTTCCCATCTGGAGCACGATGCGCAGGTGTCCATACCGAAGCAGGATGTGTACAACGATTACAT AGCTTATTGCGAACGCCTCAGTATCAAACCACTTTCCACGGCGGATTTCGGCAAAGTGATGAAGCAGGTATTTCCGGACGTGCGTCCTCGGAGACTGGGAACGCGAGGAAACTCCCGATATTGTTACGCGGCCATGCGGAAGACCACCAAGCTGACGCCTCCACAACTTCCACAGCTATGCAAAACCGAGCAGGCCTCAGGTGGTGATGCCACTGCTGACGTCAGTCATCTGAATAACGCCTCTAGTTTGGGTGCATTACAGTCGCCAGGAGGCGAATCTGAATGCTGGGATGTGGTGCGCAGCTGGGCAGAGAAGTTGCTGAACACCAAGCTAGAAAGCGTGGCGGATTTAAGCTCCCGCATCAGGAGCAACAATGCCACAGTTTCGGTAAAAAAGTACACACCACGGGAACCCAAGGAAAAAAGAGTTTTAGCA GACATTGGACCCCTGAAGAAGcggcgc aaaaaaaaacgcaaggGCTCCACATCCTCGGAATCCAGCTGCAATCAATTAGTTGCCGGTCAGGACGCGGGCAGCAGCCAGGAGGCCAGCGACGAACAGCTACTGAAGATCAAGCAGGAGATCATAGACTCGCCCATTCAGCACCAGCAACCGCCTATGGGCGTCTACCTTCAGCAGGTGACGCCTATGAACCTGGCCACAGATCAGCGAAGCAGTGGCGCTGTGCGCAACCTCACGCCCAAAATTTTGGAGATGGGCTCGCCGGCCGTTCTGCTTGCGCAGCAGGAGCCCTCGCCCACGGGCATAGTCATCAAGGACGAAGTGGAGGATTACACCTCAAACATTTTCTgcaaaaaggttttaaagGCGCAGCAGACGAAAGGATTCTGGGCCAATTCTCCTAGCAGTGGCACAACGGGCGGTGGCGGCCTTCTGGTACCGCCAACAATCACCACCACCTCGGCCACACCCCCGCCGCCGAACTCTAATAATTCCCCAGTTCCTGGACCTGGACTCTCCATGGGTCCGCCCTCACAGATAATGAACGCCAGTTCGGTGAGCCCGTCGAGCAGCGTGGACACCACGCCCAAGGTGGCCTCCCGAAACCAAATGATACTGCGGGCCAAGCGGGTAATGGCAGCGGAAAATGCCGCATTGGCAGCTGCCGCCGAGGACTCCGGACTGCCGGAGAACCTCGGATTGCCCAGAGAGCGTGTGATCAGCATCTGCAACATGGACAAGCATGAGCTGGACGACTACTTTCTGCCTGGCGAGGACGAGGAGAACTCCGAGGAGCCCGACACCGAGCTGCTCCAATATTTTCCGATGGGAGACGCTGAGGAAAAACAACTGAATTCCTTGGATGCTGCCGAACAGAACTGGAATCCACAAGAGCCAACGACGATGGGCTCTGCACCGGAGGCGATGCCCGCTCCCGGCCGCGGAGCAGCCGCCGTCGTCGCCGCACCAGCAGCGATGCTGGCGCCGGTGCCAGCGTCTTCGATGCTGCCCGGACAGGCCGGAGTGGGTTCTGCCTCAGCGTCTCTGGCCCTAATGTCAAAAaagcatcaacagcagcaccagctTCAGAGCCTGCAGCAGCAATTGCAGCGTTCCAAGCAGCTGCCCAatatcagcaacaacaagagaAAGATCAGCCTAAGCAACGCCtccagcaacggcagcaacaagaaTTGCATTTTCCTGCCCATTTCTCCAAATATCAACGGATCCAATGGACCAGTGGCGACAACGACAGTCCTGGGGACGGCAAATCCCAGCCAAAATTGCTTCGCCAGTCCGGGTCTGACCAGAATGAGGCAACGACCCAACTTGTTGAGCAAGCAGCAATCCCTGGACTGTGACAACCGAGATCCCATGATCGGAGCCCATCGCAAGGTTCGAGGCTATGTGTATAGCTATCCTACGAGCACGTCTGCCTCCGCTCCACCCAGTCCCTCGCTTCTCCAACAATGGATGGGCGGCAATTGGTCGTTAAGTGGCGGGAATAGCTCAAGCTTTGCAGACACCAGCCACAGCGCTGATCCGCTGGTCAACCAAAACTCAATGGATCTGGAGACGAGTCTGGCGCTGACGGGAGCAAACGAACTGGATACGTCGGAGATGCAGCGTTCGCAGTCGGTGCCACTCTCTCAATTGCAACGTAGGAGCAGCCAACAGTCGCCCAGTCTACATTTCTACTCCGAGAATAGCAACAGCCAGCAGTCGGCGCCACTAAAGGATACAGGATTGCTCTACGAGGAGGTGGATGTGGGCTCTCTGATCTCGCCCAATTTCAACAGCAAGTTTAATAGCATTACCCAGCAGACGGCCACCACGTGCAGCTCCTCGGCGGGCTCATCATCCGGCTACAGCAGCGGCGGCTCTGCGGGAATTGTCTCACGATCGGTACCCTCCACTCCGCTGCCACATCAGCACCAAAACAGCCTTACATCCTTGAACGGAGCAGGCGTAGCGACAGCCAGTGGAGGTGATGTTTTAGGAATCGGAAATGGAGGCAGCTGCGGAGCTGGAAATGGCTTCTTCACCATCTCGGACTCATTTAACTGGGAAGGATCTACGGGGAGTGGTAACCAGGTTGCTTACGGATCACATTCTTACGGTGCCCGCAATCCACTGGACATTTCCAAATCGATGCCGACGACACCGATAGCAACACAACGTTTCCGCTACAGTCCTGCGGAGGTGCACCGCGATTTTCTCATAAATGGCAATACCATTGATAGTTTAACTTCATCCGCTTTTGGAGCGGGAGGAGGTGCCACGGATCCGGCATTGGCTCTCAGCACGGACACCCTGATCGATGACAGTGCGCCCAGCAGCGCCGGTGTGGTGGAGGCGATGATCGGTGTTACAGACATACTCGACGACTTTTAGAATTTGCATGAAGAGGAAGCTCAGGAGGACCATGAAATACCCGAGCGGCAGGAGCCGGATGAAGTGGAGGAGAGTGAGGTCGAATCATCTGTCAAGGAGGACGCCAATGTGGTGGCCTGTCTGCTGCAGCATGTAGACCAGTTGTAG